In Halobaculum magnesiiphilum, the following proteins share a genomic window:
- a CDS encoding halocarboxylic acid dehydrogenase DehI family protein, with the protein MDTSLELHAADATGWRAGVYDDVRATFRAPVVNWIWRTATANHPKFTRYLWGQVKPAFETRAFAEASVAYRDAVLSAVDGPRYRPGDLDLAPAEARELRGQIATFDAVSPRLATLFELVDRAMNGGDVGTAVPDDPSATGPYPAGLDADRGLDPSMVAVDAVPDAAADAVDAVRAFHGFDDDSLPSIYRCLAQWPGFLDRLWGDLEPELLSDDFDAAVTDASAVVDDYVEGLAYRPALSRESAVAAGFDAEAVDDVAGLFARFNGGPVETVIPALPLFADAVGASGRRRL; encoded by the coding sequence ATGGACACGAGCCTGGAACTCCACGCGGCCGACGCGACGGGCTGGCGCGCAGGGGTGTACGACGACGTCCGCGCCACGTTCCGTGCCCCGGTCGTCAACTGGATCTGGCGGACGGCGACCGCGAACCACCCGAAGTTCACCCGCTACCTGTGGGGACAGGTGAAACCGGCGTTCGAGACGCGCGCGTTCGCCGAGGCGTCGGTCGCCTACCGCGACGCCGTCCTCTCGGCCGTCGACGGCCCCCGTTACCGCCCCGGCGACCTCGACCTCGCGCCGGCGGAGGCGCGGGAGCTGCGCGGCCAGATCGCCACCTTCGACGCCGTCTCGCCGCGGCTCGCGACCCTGTTCGAGCTGGTCGACCGCGCGATGAACGGCGGCGACGTGGGGACCGCGGTGCCCGACGACCCGTCCGCGACCGGGCCGTACCCCGCCGGCCTCGACGCCGACCGCGGGCTCGACCCCTCGATGGTCGCCGTCGACGCCGTCCCCGACGCCGCGGCCGACGCCGTCGACGCCGTCCGTGCGTTCCACGGCTTCGACGACGACAGCCTCCCGAGTATCTACCGCTGTCTCGCGCAGTGGCCCGGCTTCCTCGATCGGCTGTGGGGCGACCTCGAACCCGAACTGCTCTCCGATGACTTCGACGCCGCCGTCACCGACGCGTCGGCGGTCGTCGACGACTACGTCGAGGGGCTGGCCTACCGCCCGGCGCTCTCGCGGGAATCCGCGGTGGCGGCGGGCTTCGACGCCGAGGCCGTCGACGACGTGGCGGGACTGTTCGCACGGTTCAACGGCGGTCCCGTCGAGACGGTCATCCCCGCGCTGCCGCTGTTCGCCGACGCCGTCGGCGCGAGCGGACGGCGTCGGCTGTAG
- the dinB gene encoding DNA polymerase IV, translating into MEETLPGAPTDESRGERVVLHVDMDCFYASCERLKEPDLAGEPIVVGMGYEPGDTIGAVATASYEAREFGVESAQPISKALERLPRVADADPDDPDAPDPAEAGHYRPVDMAFYKEVAGDVKSALHDLADTVREVSIDEAYLDVTDRTSWNTGEGAGDAPLAEGFARHVRERIEREAGVSASVGVAPNMATAKVASDYDKPEGLTVVEPGEVADFLAPLPVSDIHGVGPVTAGDLADMGIETAGDLADADPAELEARFGSRGREFHERANGRDDREVTPTGRPKSLSRESAGRTADAETQRERVRALAADVAERARSRGAMYRTIGVKVVCPPFDVNTRADSLPGPVDDPDLVEEVALDLLEEFAGETVRKLGVRVSNLSFAAEEQATLGGYEGAAPASAADSEEDRDDDRGADADANADSDAEANADAAGDADADDVTRRSADGDATLDEWADEGDPDAERERRRRRRRGQVDLGEFG; encoded by the coding sequence ATGGAGGAGACGCTCCCGGGGGCGCCGACGGACGAAAGTCGCGGCGAGCGCGTCGTCCTCCACGTCGACATGGACTGTTTCTACGCCTCCTGCGAGCGGCTGAAGGAGCCCGATCTCGCGGGCGAGCCGATCGTCGTCGGGATGGGGTACGAGCCGGGCGACACCATCGGCGCGGTCGCGACCGCGAGCTACGAGGCGCGCGAGTTCGGCGTCGAGTCCGCACAGCCCATCTCGAAGGCGCTGGAGCGACTCCCCCGCGTCGCTGACGCCGACCCCGACGACCCGGACGCGCCCGACCCCGCGGAGGCGGGCCACTACCGGCCCGTCGACATGGCGTTCTACAAGGAGGTCGCCGGCGACGTGAAGTCGGCGCTGCACGACCTCGCGGACACGGTCCGGGAGGTGAGCATCGACGAGGCGTACCTCGACGTAACCGACCGTACCTCCTGGAACACGGGCGAGGGCGCCGGCGACGCACCGCTCGCGGAAGGGTTCGCGCGCCACGTCCGCGAGCGCATCGAGCGCGAGGCGGGCGTGTCCGCGAGCGTCGGCGTCGCGCCGAACATGGCGACCGCGAAGGTCGCCTCCGACTACGACAAGCCCGAGGGACTGACGGTCGTCGAGCCGGGGGAGGTGGCCGACTTCCTCGCGCCGCTTCCCGTCTCGGACATCCACGGCGTCGGTCCGGTCACGGCCGGCGACCTCGCGGACATGGGCATCGAGACGGCCGGCGACCTCGCCGACGCGGACCCCGCCGAGCTGGAGGCGCGGTTCGGCTCGCGCGGCCGGGAGTTCCACGAGCGCGCGAACGGGCGCGACGACCGCGAGGTGACGCCTACGGGGCGCCCGAAGTCGCTGTCGCGGGAATCGGCCGGGCGGACCGCCGACGCGGAGACGCAGCGCGAGCGGGTTCGCGCCTTGGCGGCCGACGTGGCCGAGCGTGCGCGCTCGCGCGGCGCGATGTACCGTACGATCGGCGTGAAGGTCGTGTGCCCCCCGTTCGACGTGAACACACGCGCCGACTCGCTGCCGGGGCCGGTCGACGACCCCGACCTCGTCGAGGAGGTGGCGCTGGACCTGCTGGAGGAGTTCGCGGGGGAGACGGTCCGCAAGCTCGGGGTCCGCGTGTCGAACCTCTCGTTCGCCGCCGAGGAGCAGGCGACGCTCGGCGGGTACGAGGGCGCGGCGCCCGCGTCGGCGGCCGACTCCGAGGAGGACCGCGACGACGACCGCGGAGCCGACGCGGACGCCAACGCAGACTCGGATGCGGAGGCCAACGCCGACGCCGCCGGCGACGCGGACGCGGACGACGTGACGCGCCGGTCGGCCGACGGCGATGCGACGCTCGACGAGTGGGCCGACGAGGGTGACCCCGACGCCGAGCGGGAGCGCCGCCGGCGACGCCGACGGGGACAGGTCGACCTCGGGGAGTTCGGGTAG
- a CDS encoding thiamine pyrophosphate-dependent enzyme produces the protein MSAFSAIGEEREIDRNEYTPEIEPQPTWCPGCGDFGVLKALKGALPEVGRTPEETLLVTGIGCSGKLNSYLDSYGFHTIHGRSLPVARAAKLANPGVEVVAAGGDGDGYGIGGNHFMHTARENHDMTYIVFNNEIFGLTKGQTSPTSPKGHKSKTQPHGSAKTPIRPLSLSLTSGASFVARTAAVNPNQAQRILKEAMEHDGFAHIDFLTQCPTWNKDAKQYVPYTDINESDDYDFDPTNRADAQELMRETEDKLYEGEVLTGVYYREDDRPSYQQEKQEIGEMPDEPLAERYFDGDYEWERSYDNFIDKHK, from the coding sequence ATGAGCGCATTCAGTGCAATCGGCGAGGAACGCGAGATCGACCGTAACGAGTACACGCCCGAGATCGAACCGCAGCCGACGTGGTGTCCGGGCTGTGGCGACTTCGGCGTCCTGAAGGCGCTGAAGGGCGCGCTGCCGGAGGTCGGCCGCACGCCCGAGGAGACGCTGCTGGTCACGGGGATCGGCTGTTCGGGCAAGCTGAACAGCTACCTCGACAGCTACGGCTTCCACACGATCCACGGCCGCTCGCTGCCGGTCGCCCGTGCGGCGAAGCTCGCCAATCCCGGCGTCGAGGTCGTCGCGGCCGGCGGCGACGGCGACGGCTACGGGATCGGCGGGAACCACTTCATGCACACCGCCCGGGAGAACCACGATATGACGTATATCGTGTTCAACAACGAGATCTTCGGGCTGACGAAGGGGCAGACGTCCCCGACCAGCCCGAAGGGGCACAAATCGAAGACGCAGCCCCACGGCTCGGCGAAGACGCCGATCCGGCCCCTGTCGCTGTCGCTGACCTCGGGCGCGTCGTTCGTCGCCCGGACGGCCGCGGTCAACCCGAACCAGGCCCAGCGTATCCTGAAGGAGGCGATGGAGCACGACGGCTTCGCGCACATCGACTTCCTGACGCAGTGCCCGACGTGGAACAAGGACGCGAAGCAGTACGTCCCGTACACGGACATCAACGAGTCCGACGACTACGACTTCGATCCGACGAACCGCGCGGACGCCCAGGAGCTGATGCGCGAGACCGAGGACAAACTGTACGAGGGCGAGGTGCTCACCGGTGTCTACTACCGCGAGGACGACCGCCCCTCCTACCAGCAGGAGAAACAGGAGATCGGCGAGATGCCCGACGAGCCACTGGCGGAGCGGTACTTCGACGGCGACTACGAGTGGGAGCGCTCGTACGACAACTTCATCGACAAGCACAAGTGA
- the lrpA1 gene encoding HTH-type transcriptional regulator LrpA1 has protein sequence MSTSSTADRILEALEEDAQASYAEIADRAGVSKPTVRKYINKLEDEGVIVGYSAEIDPKKLSGQTIALVGIDVDSERYVEATRALKELDSVVSLYTSSGDHMFMAEVRAADGEELGEVISEDIGGVEGVTAAHPSVLQERLK, from the coding sequence ATGAGTACGTCCTCGACGGCCGACCGCATCCTCGAAGCGCTCGAGGAGGACGCCCAGGCCTCCTACGCCGAGATCGCCGACCGCGCCGGCGTCTCGAAGCCGACGGTGCGGAAGTACATCAACAAGCTCGAAGACGAGGGCGTCATCGTCGGGTACTCCGCGGAGATCGACCCCAAGAAGCTCTCCGGGCAGACGATCGCGCTCGTCGGCATCGACGTGGACAGCGAACGCTACGTCGAGGCGACGCGGGCGCTGAAGGAGCTCGACTCGGTCGTCTCGCTGTACACCTCCTCGGGCGACCACATGTTCATGGCCGAGGTCCGCGCGGCCGACGGCGAGGAACTCGGCGAGGTGATCTCCGAGGACATCGGCGGCGTCGAGGGCGTCACCGCGGCGCATCCGTCGGTGCTGCAGGAGCGACTGAAATAG
- a CDS encoding 2-oxoacid:acceptor oxidoreductase subunit alpha, with product MSADELIWRIAGGSGDGIASTSQNFAKALMRSGLHVFTHRHYPSRIRGGHTYVEVRASADPVKSRGDGYNFLLALGDSFARNPQDEAYYGNEEAKPLAENLDELREGGVIVYDSGLLDPSEVPNFEERVEENDWHVYDIDLRSLAREQGREVMRNTAGVGVTCAITGIPLEAIEELMRDAMPEKILEPNLEIMQTGYDLVREEYDVDAPDVSVPSGEHDEEQVLMSGSDAIAYGAIDEGCRFIAGYPMTPWTEVFTIMSQNLPELGGISEQVEDEIAAAALAIGASHMGVKAMSGSSGGGFALMGEPLGLAEMTETPLVLIEAMRAGPSTGMPTKPEQADLEHVLYTSQGDSQRVVLAPGTVAEAYEASRRAFQLAYEYQIPTMIVYDQKLSGELTNVPASHFDREPNGDIGMTLTEDELADQPHTADGKFHRFQHEGENGVSPRSVPGQKAGRYLATGNEHNPAGHISEDPDNRVAQMDRRQRKLDAIRADLDDDGLLVEHGPEEADYGILTFGSQQGTVEEAVDRLNENGTSVKALTVAELAPYPVDAVRSFLDSVDEALVVEMNASAQFRGLTQKELGTHGEMLSSLLKYNGNPFEPAEIVEGFTTKLVDGGELPGNETKFVPAAGD from the coding sequence ATGTCAGCCGACGAACTCATCTGGCGGATCGCTGGCGGGTCGGGGGACGGTATCGCCTCGACCAGTCAGAACTTCGCCAAGGCCCTGATGCGGTCGGGGCTGCACGTCTTCACGCATCGTCACTACCCCTCGCGCATCCGGGGCGGCCACACCTACGTCGAGGTACGCGCCTCCGCCGATCCCGTCAAGTCGCGGGGCGACGGCTACAACTTCCTGCTGGCGCTTGGCGACTCGTTCGCCCGCAACCCGCAGGACGAGGCCTACTACGGGAACGAGGAGGCCAAGCCGCTCGCGGAGAACCTCGACGAGCTCCGCGAGGGCGGGGTCATCGTCTACGACTCCGGGCTGCTCGACCCCTCGGAGGTTCCGAACTTCGAGGAGCGCGTCGAGGAGAACGACTGGCACGTGTACGACATCGACCTCCGGTCGCTCGCGCGCGAGCAGGGCCGGGAGGTCATGCGCAACACCGCCGGCGTGGGCGTCACCTGCGCCATCACCGGGATCCCCCTCGAAGCGATCGAGGAGCTGATGCGCGACGCCATGCCCGAGAAGATCCTCGAGCCGAACCTCGAGATCATGCAGACGGGCTACGACCTCGTTCGCGAGGAGTACGACGTCGACGCCCCCGACGTGTCCGTCCCGTCGGGAGAGCACGACGAGGAGCAGGTGCTCATGTCCGGCTCCGACGCCATCGCCTACGGCGCCATCGACGAGGGCTGCCGGTTCATCGCCGGTTACCCCATGACGCCGTGGACCGAGGTGTTCACCATCATGAGCCAGAACCTGCCCGAACTGGGCGGGATCTCCGAGCAGGTCGAGGACGAGATCGCCGCGGCCGCGCTCGCCATCGGCGCCTCCCACATGGGCGTCAAGGCGATGTCCGGCTCCTCCGGCGGCGGCTTCGCCCTGATGGGCGAGCCGCTCGGCCTCGCGGAGATGACCGAGACGCCGCTGGTGCTCATCGAGGCCATGCGCGCCGGTCCCTCGACCGGGATGCCCACCAAGCCAGAGCAGGCCGACCTGGAGCACGTCCTGTACACGTCACAGGGCGACTCCCAGCGCGTCGTGCTCGCGCCTGGCACCGTCGCCGAGGCGTACGAGGCGTCCCGACGGGCGTTCCAGCTCGCCTACGAGTACCAGATCCCGACGATGATCGTCTACGACCAGAAGCTGTCGGGCGAGCTGACGAACGTCCCAGCCTCGCACTTCGACCGCGAGCCCAACGGCGACATCGGCATGACGCTCACCGAGGACGAACTGGCCGACCAGCCGCACACGGCCGACGGCAAGTTCCACCGCTTCCAGCACGAGGGCGAGAACGGCGTCTCGCCGCGCTCGGTGCCCGGCCAGAAGGCCGGCCGCTACCTCGCGACCGGCAACGAACACAACCCGGCCGGCCACATCAGCGAGGACCCGGACAACCGGGTCGCGCAGATGGACCGTCGTCAGCGCAAGCTCGACGCCATCCGCGCGGACCTCGACGACGACGGGCTGCTCGTCGAACACGGCCCCGAGGAGGCCGACTACGGCATCCTCACCTTCGGCTCCCAGCAGGGGACCGTCGAGGAGGCCGTCGACCGGCTCAACGAGAACGGCACGTCGGTGAAGGCGCTGACCGTCGCCGAACTCGCGCCGTACCCGGTCGACGCGGTTCGGTCGTTCCTCGACTCCGTCGACGAGGCGCTCGTCGTCGAGATGAACGCGTCGGCGCAGTTCCGCGGTCTGACCCAGAAGGAGCTCGGCACGCACGGGGAGATGCTCTCCTCGCTGCTGAAGTACAACGGAAACCCCTTCGAGCCCGCGGAGATCGTCGAGGGGTTCACCACGAAACTCGTCGACGGCGGGGAGCTCCCCGGCAACGAGACGAAGTTCGTGCCCGCGGCAGGTGACTGA
- a CDS encoding helicase HerA domain-containing protein, with protein sequence MSDETITVADVSDGAGGESGLSAGTPISLPVVEILTGRGFITGKSGSGKSNTASVVIEKLLSNSFPVLIVDSDGEYYGLKEEFEILHVGADEECDIQVSSEHAGKIASLALEDNVPIILDVSGYLDEDEASDLIRETARQLFAKEKKLKKPFLMLVEECHEYIPEGAGLDKTGKTLIKIGKRGRKHGLGIVGISQRPADVKKDFITQCDWLCWHRLTWDNDTKVVSRILGSDYGEAIEDMDDGEAFLMTDWAESIRRVQFHRKQTFDAGATPGLDDFERPDLKSVSGDLVSELQTITDERERTESELADLRQELDKKKQKITQLERELEEARDMSDMADTFAQALLQKADAPYRGGSGENFGRGAGDVGAASEASGSAPEPQRRDGDAEFGGVPGNDQSELHDYEDPEAAAAAMPVETDDGGRDGAASEQAGERTSDVSDAAAGNGTAEAAGAADAAGDAADPADSSRGASDDRVASAVPPTDGVDISPARSRSGFDGIEDAAAFIDGDELRRREAVVAGFVRAVESLEEVTRGMLSAYRHAGRATPVEAHRAADGSGDRRYAYARNKVLRRAGFVEHRSRGEYAYALPELVRRVYGEHTDEQDLVEVIAEIEARAGLDPDVSP encoded by the coding sequence ATGAGCGATGAGACCATCACCGTCGCGGACGTGAGCGACGGGGCCGGCGGCGAGTCCGGGCTGTCGGCCGGCACGCCCATCTCGCTCCCGGTGGTCGAGATCCTGACCGGGCGAGGGTTCATCACGGGCAAGTCCGGCAGCGGGAAGTCAAACACCGCCTCGGTCGTCATCGAGAAGCTCCTCTCGAACAGCTTCCCGGTCCTCATCGTCGACTCCGACGGCGAGTACTACGGGCTGAAGGAGGAGTTCGAGATCCTCCACGTCGGCGCCGACGAGGAGTGCGACATCCAGGTATCGAGCGAGCACGCGGGCAAGATCGCCTCGCTCGCGCTGGAGGACAACGTCCCGATCATCCTCGACGTGTCCGGCTACCTCGACGAGGACGAGGCCTCCGACCTGATCCGCGAGACGGCCAGACAGCTGTTCGCCAAGGAGAAGAAGCTCAAGAAGCCGTTCCTGATGCTCGTCGAGGAGTGCCACGAGTACATCCCAGAGGGCGCCGGGCTGGACAAGACCGGCAAGACGCTGATCAAGATCGGCAAGCGCGGGCGCAAACACGGCCTCGGCATCGTCGGCATCTCCCAACGCCCCGCCGACGTGAAGAAGGACTTCATCACCCAGTGCGACTGGCTCTGCTGGCACCGGCTCACCTGGGACAACGACACGAAGGTCGTCTCCAGGATATTGGGAAGCGACTACGGCGAGGCCATCGAGGACATGGACGACGGCGAGGCGTTCCTGATGACCGACTGGGCCGAGTCGATCCGCCGGGTGCAGTTCCACCGCAAGCAGACGTTCGACGCCGGCGCGACGCCCGGTCTCGACGACTTCGAGCGCCCGGACCTCAAGTCGGTGTCGGGCGACCTCGTCTCGGAGCTGCAGACGATCACCGACGAGCGCGAGCGCACCGAGTCCGAACTCGCCGATCTGCGCCAGGAGCTGGACAAGAAGAAGCAGAAGATCACCCAACTCGAACGCGAGCTGGAGGAGGCGCGGGACATGTCCGACATGGCCGACACCTTCGCGCAGGCGCTGCTCCAGAAGGCCGATGCCCCCTACCGCGGCGGGAGCGGGGAGAACTTCGGGCGGGGGGCGGGCGACGTCGGGGCGGCATCCGAGGCGAGCGGGTCGGCACCGGAGCCGCAACGCCGCGACGGGGATGCCGAATTCGGTGGAGTCCCGGGCAACGACCAGTCCGAACTGCACGACTACGAGGACCCCGAGGCCGCGGCGGCCGCCATGCCGGTCGAGACGGACGACGGCGGACGGGACGGCGCCGCGTCCGAGCAGGCGGGAGAGCGCACAAGCGACGTGTCCGACGCGGCCGCCGGCAACGGAACCGCGGAGGCGGCGGGAGCGGCCGACGCCGCCGGCGACGCTGCCGACCCGGCGGACTCGTCGAGGGGGGCGAGCGACGACCGCGTCGCGAGCGCGGTGCCCCCGACCGACGGCGTGGACATCTCGCCGGCCCGGTCGCGCTCCGGGTTCGACGGCATCGAGGACGCGGCGGCGTTCATCGACGGCGACGAGTTGCGCCGCCGCGAGGCCGTCGTCGCGGGGTTCGTTCGCGCCGTCGAGTCGCTGGAGGAGGTGACCCGCGGGATGCTGTCGGCCTACCGCCACGCCGGCCGCGCGACGCCGGTCGAGGCGCACCGCGCCGCCGACGGCTCGGGCGACCGTCGGTACGCGTACGCCCGCAACAAGGTGCTGCGACGGGCGGGATTCGTGGAGCATCGCAGCCGCGGCGAGTACGCCTACGCCCTGCCCGAGCTGGTTCGTCGGGTGTACGGCGAGCACACGGACGAACAGGACCTCGTGGAAGTGATCGCCGAGATCGAGGCGCGCGCCGGGCTCGACCCGGACGTGTCGCCGTGA
- the hflX gene encoding GTPase HflX yields the protein MNVRDRLTGGRAVVAARDEDSTPDTTEIRRLAEAAGYDVVGEVTQRRAEDLRYNLGEGKAGELADLVAEVDADAVVFEGALTPGQYADLLDLLPPAATLVDRYRLVLEIFAEGAGSAAARTQVRLATLRYELPRVRRTTEESVLNRATEKGSPVLDVERRIDTLEAKLDDIADAAADRRERRREEGFDLVALAGYTNAGKSTLLRRLADDLAVEPDDSNDGDDDPGGSHADLTETAPTEDRLFETLETTTRRATLGGRRALLTDTVGLVADLPHDLVRSFSATLDEIGAADAVLAVVDANADEEQLRRRLETTVEVLAADATGPVIPVVNKVDRLDDAEREAAFAVVDEVLAAGDVDTREPVAISALDGTGVDALRTTVIEALPGATATLRVPNSGEAQALVSWLHDRGDADVTYGPESIEVAFAGRPSIVAEARRRAADLRPDDGDG from the coding sequence GTGAACGTACGAGACAGACTCACCGGCGGGCGGGCGGTCGTCGCCGCCCGCGACGAGGATTCGACGCCCGATACGACGGAGATCCGGCGCCTCGCCGAGGCGGCGGGCTACGACGTGGTCGGCGAAGTGACACAGCGACGCGCGGAGGACCTCCGATACAACCTCGGCGAGGGGAAGGCGGGCGAGTTGGCGGACCTCGTCGCCGAGGTCGACGCCGACGCGGTCGTCTTCGAGGGCGCGCTCACGCCGGGACAGTACGCCGACCTGCTTGACCTGCTCCCGCCGGCGGCGACGCTGGTGGACCGCTACCGGCTGGTGCTGGAGATCTTCGCCGAGGGGGCGGGGTCGGCCGCGGCGAGGACGCAGGTGCGGCTGGCGACGCTGCGGTACGAACTCCCGCGGGTGCGACGCACGACCGAGGAGTCCGTCCTGAACCGGGCCACCGAGAAGGGGTCGCCGGTGCTGGACGTGGAGCGTCGGATCGACACGCTGGAGGCGAAGCTCGACGACATCGCCGACGCGGCGGCCGACCGCCGCGAGCGACGCCGCGAGGAGGGGTTCGACCTCGTCGCGCTCGCGGGCTACACGAACGCCGGGAAGTCGACGCTGCTGCGGCGACTGGCGGACGACCTCGCGGTCGAACCGGACGACAGCAACGACGGCGACGACGACCCCGGAGGTAGTCACGCGGACCTGACGGAGACGGCGCCGACGGAGGACCGCCTGTTCGAGACGCTGGAGACGACGACGCGCCGGGCGACGCTCGGGGGCCGACGGGCGCTCCTCACCGACACGGTGGGGCTGGTGGCCGACCTCCCGCACGACCTCGTGCGATCCTTCTCGGCGACGCTCGACGAGATCGGCGCCGCCGACGCCGTGCTCGCGGTCGTCGACGCGAACGCCGACGAGGAACAACTCCGGCGGCGCCTCGAAACGACCGTCGAAGTGCTCGCGGCGGACGCGACCGGGCCGGTGATCCCCGTCGTGAACAAGGTCGACCGACTGGACGACGCCGAGCGCGAGGCCGCCTTCGCGGTCGTCGACGAGGTGCTCGCCGCCGGCGACGTGGACACCCGCGAGCCCGTGGCGATCAGCGCGCTCGACGGGACGGGCGTGGACGCCCTCCGCACGACGGTGATCGAGGCGCTTCCCGGCGCGACGGCGACGCTCCGCGTGCCCAACTCGGGCGAGGCGCAGGCGCTCGTCTCGTGGCTCCACGACCGCGGCGACGCCGACGTGACCTACGGCCCCGAGTCGATCGAGGTCGCGTTCGCGGGGAGGCCGTCGATCGTCGCGGAGGCCCGGCGCCGCGCCGCCGACCTCCGGCCGGACGACGGCGACGGGTAG
- the hisC gene encoding histidinol-phosphate transaminase, translating to MNTRDLSANAPYVPGRGVEEVARDLGLDPDELVKLSSNENPFGPSPKAVEAAKAAAESAHVYPKAAHADLTEALAEKWDLAPEQVWVSPGADGSLDYLSRAMLSPGDRVLTPDPGFAYYPMSARYHHGEVATYPLEKGDGFAQTADAILDAYDGERIVYVTTPHNPTGSELPRDELLALLEGVGEETLVVADEAYGEYTETPSAAGLLGQYENLAVTRTFSKAYGLAGLRIGYALVPSSWADAYARVNTPFAANAVALDAALAALGDDEHVEKSVESATWAREYIADELDAPTFDSAGNFVLAEVGDGNAVAERTQERGVIVRDTGSFGLPDCVRISCGTEAETREAVATLNEVLADLELGVEA from the coding sequence ATGAACACGCGCGACCTCTCGGCGAACGCGCCGTACGTCCCCGGCCGCGGCGTCGAGGAGGTGGCCCGCGACCTCGGGCTCGACCCCGACGAGCTGGTGAAGCTCTCCTCGAACGAGAACCCGTTCGGTCCCTCGCCGAAGGCCGTCGAGGCGGCGAAGGCAGCCGCCGAGTCCGCCCACGTCTACCCGAAGGCCGCACACGCGGACCTCACCGAGGCACTGGCCGAGAAGTGGGATCTTGCCCCCGAACAGGTGTGGGTGAGCCCCGGCGCCGACGGCTCGCTCGATTACCTCTCGCGGGCGATGCTGTCGCCCGGCGACCGGGTGCTCACGCCCGACCCGGGGTTCGCCTACTACCCGATGAGCGCGCGCTATCACCACGGCGAGGTGGCGACGTACCCACTCGAGAAGGGCGACGGCTTCGCCCAGACCGCCGACGCGATCCTCGACGCCTACGACGGCGAGCGGATCGTCTACGTGACGACGCCGCACAACCCCACGGGGAGCGAACTTCCCCGCGACGAGCTCCTCGCGCTGTTGGAGGGCGTCGGCGAGGAGACGCTCGTCGTCGCCGACGAGGCCTACGGCGAGTACACCGAGACGCCCTCGGCGGCGGGGCTGCTCGGCCAGTACGAGAACCTCGCGGTCACGCGCACCTTCTCGAAGGCGTACGGGCTCGCAGGGCTTCGTATCGGCTACGCGCTCGTACCCTCTTCGTGGGCCGACGCGTACGCCCGCGTCAACACGCCCTTCGCGGCCAACGCCGTCGCGCTCGACGCCGCGCTCGCGGCGCTCGGGGACGACGAGCACGTCGAGAAGAGCGTCGAGTCGGCGACGTGGGCGCGGGAGTACATCGCCGACGAACTCGACGCGCCGACGTTCGACAGCGCCGGCAACTTCGTGCTCGCGGAGGTCGGCGACGGAAACGCCGTCGCGGAGCGCACACAGGAGCGGGGCGTGATCGTCCGCGACACCGGCTCGTTCGGGCTTCCCGACTGCGTACGGATCTCCTGCGGCACGGAGGCGGAGACCCGCGAGGCGGTCGCGACGCTGAACGAGGTGCTCGCGGACCTGGAACTCGGGGTCGAAGCGTGA
- a CDS encoding adenylate kinase family protein, giving the protein MTGGGPVDRLAVTGTPGTGKTTATDLLAAERGIEVVHLNDVIREEGLYAERDEERDSLVADLDSVAEHLGDWSGVVDSHLAHYLDADRVAVLRCRPDVLERRLIERGESEASARENRESEALDVILGEAVDRFGEDQVYEIDTTDRDPERVATELGRVLDGDREPSAGEVDFVEYL; this is encoded by the coding sequence GTGACTGGGGGCGGTCCCGTCGACCGCCTCGCGGTCACGGGCACCCCGGGGACCGGGAAGACCACCGCGACGGACCTGCTGGCGGCCGAGCGCGGGATCGAGGTGGTCCACCTCAACGACGTGATCCGCGAGGAGGGGCTGTACGCCGAGCGCGACGAGGAGCGCGACTCCCTCGTGGCCGACCTCGATTCGGTCGCCGAGCACCTCGGTGACTGGTCGGGCGTGGTCGACTCCCACCTCGCGCACTACCTTGACGCCGACCGCGTCGCAGTGTTGCGGTGTCGCCCCGACGTGCTCGAACGGCGGCTGATCGAACGCGGGGAGAGCGAGGCGAGCGCACGCGAGAACCGCGAGAGCGAGGCGCTGGACGTGATCCTCGGCGAGGCCGTCGACCGCTTCGGCGAGGATCAGGTGTACGAGATCGACACGACCGACCGCGACCCGGAGCGCGTCGCGACCGAGCTGGGCCGCGTGCTCGACGGCGACCGAGAGCCGTCGGCGGGCGAGGTCGACTTCGTGGAGTACCTATGA